DNA sequence from the Mangifera indica cultivar Alphonso chromosome 18, CATAS_Mindica_2.1, whole genome shotgun sequence genome:
TCAGCTGCCAGAAGTTTCTATCTTTAAAAGGAAACTGAAGTTTTACATATCTGAGTTCATTTACCATCTCAAATTTGTCAAACAATCTGTTGGCCAAATCAGTTAGAGGCTGCTTATCACTGACTGCCGCAGCTGAGATAACCTTGTCGAAATCATAGTACATGAAAGTGGATTTGAGTCTCAAATACTTCCTGACATAGTTAAGTGTATCAGGTGTAACCAAATCTGCCATTGCCAGGAGAtcaaatgcatatttctttAGCCTATACATGCTGCCTTTGACTCCAATATTTGCCATATAGATTCCATTCTTTAGGAAAGACCGTGTGCCTGTTTTCTCATTAGCAATATCTGTATTTAAAGCATACATTAAGCATTTTGAAATCAAtaaacaaaagggaaaaattGCTTCTGAATTTGCTTACTGTTGTATATTGGGGGAATAGGTATAGGGCCATCGATCCACCAACCATTGTCTTCAGCAAGAGAGATTCCATTGCTAGCAATAGTTGCAGTAAGTGCTATAGAAGCAAGGCCTAATGCCACTCTTCTTGTTGTTTGTGCAGGTTGTTCTTCCAAGTTATCTGTTTTGGTGCCTGAGAAACTAATTATTTTAGCTCTCTTTTGGGGTTTTTGAAATCTGGGAAGGTTTGGAATGGCTGGAAGAGTCTCACGAATACcatttaaatttactaaatgAGCCATTGCagaatgagagtgagagtgttGAGCTAATGATAGAACGAAAATTTACTTAGTTTTCAGATATCCATTTGAGAAAGTGCTGGTTACTACTGACCACAAGAATGATATCCTTATTGAAGGTAGTCTTGTCATTTGGCCAAAGCCAACTTTTGAGTTCCAAAAAACTTCTcaaacaataaattatgaataccTATTTTCAGTACGTATTTAACGTATTCATTAAAAgattggtgattttgaattatagataaagtaacaactaatcacataatgacatacaTTAACTATATACGTATTTGTGTGTTTAAAATAGGTAtgtataacattactcattttcaaatatgtccatctttttccttatatttctttaaactataattttttaatttgtcttcaatgagtagtttgaataacaaaaaaatataatttgagtgacaaaaaaGTGAGATtctaaataaaagaataaatatgtaaatctcttttgttaataatttaaaattaaatttttgactaatctaattaatcattaatctcaaaattttacttatttaatatcattggttaattaatttaactcaaataaaaatttctttcctactaaaaaagaaaaaaaaaaaaaacctcaataGGCTGATCACAAGCTGCAAAGTGAGAGTATTATTACCCTTTATCATTGACATAGACCTAGTTACAGGCAAAAGGATTGAGTCTACAAAAGCAACACGGTTTCTTTGACACTTGTGCCAATAGAAAAAGATCCTTTTTTGGCTATGCTAAACTTCTAATGGATAATTATCAGTTTCCTGGAAAACGCTATAGCTCCTAAAGGCCGCATTTTGACAGATTTCAGTTCACAATCCGCagaaaagtataaaaaaatctGCAGAAAAGTCAATTGTTGAGAACATAAATACCTGTTTGGTAGAAACAAGCAATAGTATAGAGATCAAGTatgaatcaaatcaattcaCAATCATGGTGGCCACATAAGAATTGGATAATGCAAAACATCTTTTACGTATGATAGATTAGTAGATACTGAAAGTGGGTCCTGTGGTCAGTTTATTCCTTCTTATCTGATAAAATAGCAATTTATACAAGCAAACTGTTGCTGCGATATTACCTTCCTCAGCAGAAAAACCCCTATAAATTTCACCTTCTTCCTCACAACAAATGAGTGCCAGAAGAAGAACCAAGAAGaggcaataaaaaaaaaaaaaaatgcaaaggaATGGACAGTTAAAGAAGTCTAGAGTTGTCAAAGTAGACTCCAAGGAATCATGGGATTTCTTTATCAGTCAAGCTACTACTCAAGGCTGCCCTGTGAGTGACAAAGTttcttatacatacatacatacatacatacatgtatgtatgtatgtctGTATTTATGTGCATGTGTGTCTATATATAAGAGCTGCATACgggttttaatttattatcttgTTTTGCTAATTTTGCAGGTTGTAGTACATTTTACTGCTGCATGGTGCATGCCTTCAGTGGCCATGAATCCTTTCTTTGAAGAACTGGCTTTATCCTTCCAAAATATCCTCTTCCTTGTAGTGGATGTTGATGAAGTGCAGGTTAGTCTATTTAGaatcttaaattcttttttctcttaagCAAGCTtcatatttgataatttgatttctTGTTCATTTTCCCAGTAAACAAACAGGTTATCCTTATGCttttacttaaaaaagaaaagctaAATGACTCTTTCCCATCCAAGGGTTGACTACATGACATATTAATTTTCTACTCATCTGGTAAATTtcttaacaaattctattaacttctttttttttatacatttactGAAAGGGCCAAAAATCCCTCAAACTATGTAATCTTTACtctccaaattttattaaataattttataccttaatttatattaattttagttaaaaataataaagaagttattaatacatatatagatagggaattaaacttataattttgaaagagttttgaaatttaaaataagtttggaggcaattttttattttttttttagttttagtaTACTCtctaatagtttcaaaattgacCATTACACCCCAAAATACACAACAAATAAGGgataatattataaactattaatactatattatatttttaaaatatatggaatgaatattataattttataaataagagagaaatatatatttattgttgataaatttataaaaaaataaaattgatacctcataatataattttattataatatttaaaaaaatgatttaaatacaCTTTGACTCATAAAATTACTTCTTCGAActtaatagatgaaaaattgtcattttatcgaACCTTGTGTGAGAGATAATCATTTGGTCGGAAGAAAAAAGTATGTGACTCGACCACCCAACctcttataaacaaaattatcccTGCTTCATGTGATCAGAAAAGCTCAATAATGGTGCTTAAATAATTAATAGGTctccataaaattatatattgttgcTTCACCTTaggttaatttattattattttgtgattcatttttatgtttacTAGGAGGTGGCAACCAAGATGGACATCAAGGCCATGCCTACCTTTTTGTTGATGAAGGAAGAAGCTCAAATTGAAAGGCTTGTGGGAGCAAATCCAGAAAAGATTAAGAAAAGAATCAATATTTTCATCAACTCCATGAGTTAGAAATATTTTGTAAATAGGATTTGGGTGTTttcagggtttttttttttttttttgggtttgttgtgatgggtattttagtaatttcataattatttgtttGTGGATTTAGACAAATTAACAATGGTGTCTATAGGAATCATGCTAGGTGCTTTCTTGATTAAGGAATTGTGTTGATGTCAAAAATCTTACATTGAATATAAGCGAAAtgtcttttaaaagaaaatacgGATTGAGATgatattaacattaattaattaaaaaacattgcctaaaatattattaggttattttgtataaataattttaaacaatttatttgtatacgtATTATTATTAGTGTTcgatttgaatcgaattgatTTAGACTCGAAAGTTAGCTTGACTCCGAATtcgtttagtttgaatttgaatgaaatttgaGTTGTGAGATTTAACTCATTTTGAAATCGAGTTAAACTCGAACTAGAAGGAGTTCATCTCGGTTTAACTTGCTAATTGGGTAAATGACTCAATTTAATTAGAACTTGATTtatgattcgattcgaattatattgagtaattattaaaaaatatcattttgtcaataagtcataaatttaaactatgaatctGAACTAcatatttgagttaaaattgaatcgaatcatttttattcgaatcaaacttgaattacttttaatattagcTCAACGAATTTGAAgtgaactcaaattaaactattttttattcaaatcaaacttaaaccacaatatatttgagtttggtttgatttaaatttaccCTTAATTATTACTTTATAAAGAGATGACTTTGGATGTGGAGGCTGCCACTagtcaaatttaacatttaactACCAATAAATAGCATTGTTGGTTAAGCGAATTAGCCACTTCCTAAAGAATAATTCTAAATGCACAAATAAcgtgcataattttatatataaataataatttgttattcaatcacattataatatgtcattattgtatataaaataatattattatttatacatataattttattatttcctaTGAGCTAAACTTTATTTCgagaaaaattgaatattttctttaaaattatggATTAATTAATTTCCACTTCATTTACTTGTCCAATAAAAATGGTACAAGTTTTGTTTGTGgatggaaaatttaaaaaattaaaaggaataATTGGGCTCCTAAGGCCCATGGGCCTGTTAGGCCCATACATTTGATTCAATCTTGACGTATGACCCCCACCTTACCCTTAACCCCAGCGCATCCCAAAAGTTAAAGAGTTAGAATTTTGAAGCCACTTGTTGGATACCTATCAGTATTTACGCACATCACGTTTCACCAATAGTTTAACGCCACGTCATCAATTGCTTGTACTTGAATTATCCACAAACTTAAGAAAGCTCAGCATTTTCCACATGGTGTTGTCATCTTAGGCTTAGTGACAGTCCCTTTCAATTTCATAAAAGTGTTTTCGAAATATTAAAAAGCCTAAATAACTTGTCGCACCCTATATTTCATAAAATGACAATTCCCATCATCAAGTTTCTAAAAGTCAAAATCTTACCCTTTATCTAAATATCCATTAATAAATCTGTTAAGCTTTtcttaaaatgattattttgctctattattataattataaaactgttattaacacttaatataaatgtcaaactttcaatatatatttataagtttaaaattttatcgtttaaattcttaaaaaatattttaattttaatcaattttaaaatattataatttgccAATTTTTTAGGGGTGTAATTaccatttttgaaattattaagagatatattaaagttttaaaaattaaaaaaactcttgaacttttttaatttaaaaaactcataaaaatttttattaacacctctaatatttttaaaaattattatttacctcctaaacttttgaaaagggaaaatagtaaaaataaggAGGAAAAGAAAAGTATGAAAAACAGGGAAAAACGGAGAAAATAGaaagatttatataattaattgaagtGGATGACAGGTAAGAATATCGATTTGTGAAACTTGAGGGATGAGATAACTTAAGTAAACGTTGGGTGGGCAATAGCTTTTTGGCCCATTAATATCGCTTTCATATCAATTAATACTTGAAATTTTCCATGTTCTAATTGGGCTTAAGGCCTAGGCCCATTAAAAAGCCTAAGAAGACCAGGCACAGAACGCCGTTTACTCTCGCGACGCCTGACCTGCCACACCAATACCCTGACGCGGAGATtcccttttctctctctctctctctgtctgcTGCACGCACATCCCTGTTTGTTTCCCAGGAAAATTTATTGAAGCCAGGAAAACAACATTGAAATTTTCCGCgaaaaaaaaatggtttccCCGGAAAACACGAATTGGCTCTACGATTTCACCATGATCGACGATATGCCTGTTCACGATCCCAATTTCGCTGTCTCTGCTTCCGGCTTCACTTGGCCCGTTCAGGGCATGAACGTGTCCACTAATGTCAGGTGCTCTAGATATGACAGAAAtgatgtttttagtttttttttttttggttatgtttttgcttaattaataaattagggTTTGTAAAAGGTCAGGTAAAGTTAGAATTTTGAtcagccttttttttttttttggggtgtgAAATTTGAGCGTTTTAATTGGATTTGAGGCTAAAGCGCACAATGAAAGCTGATTTAAGAAATATGgtatagtttgatttttttgtttgctatcattatcatatttaaatagataatatgAAAACTGTGTAACCATTTTGGagaatttattcataattttcattGTTATACACTCTACGTGCATGAGTGATTGCGGGGCTGATTCGTTTGAGATTTCAGTGACACTCCTGAAGAAGAAAACCACTGATTTCATAAAATTACAGATCTATGGCTGAACCCCATGTTTTTAAATGCAGCCTAAGTGTCAGATTAGAGTTTAGGAGCTGGCTAAACCCCTTGTTGTTGAACGCAGCCTAAGTGTCAGATTAGAGTTTAGTAACTGGCTTTGGGTGAGATTGAACATGGCACATCACTAATATTTCAGAAGAAGAGCTTTAACTCTTTGTATCCAAAAGCAATGTAACTGTTTGTAGCTAAAGAGCTTTTTCctttcatggttttcaaagcAGAAGATACTACTGTGAGAATGACTGTTATGTTTGGTGGCTACTGATGTGAACCTGATTAAGAAGTTTGATTCCCATTTTGTGCTAAATGTTGAAAATTCTGACTATTATGGAAGCCGAGTAGTACAAATCATTCAATATGATTAGAAACAATGCGattgaaaatcattttttaaaatttcattgttCAGCAA
Encoded proteins:
- the LOC123201800 gene encoding thioredoxin-like protein CXXS1; translated protein: MQRNGQLKKSRVVKVDSKESWDFFISQATTQGCPVVVHFTAAWCMPSVAMNPFFEELALSFQNILFLVVDVDEVQEVATKMDIKAMPTFLLMKEEAQIERLVGANPEKIKKRINIFINSMS
- the LOC123201322 gene encoding photosynthetic NDH subunit of lumenal location 3, chloroplastic-like, whose amino-acid sequence is MAHLVNLNGIRETLPAIPNLPRFQKPQKRAKIISFSGTKTDNLEEQPAQTTRRVALGLASIALTATIASNGISLAEDNGWWIDGPIPIPPIYNNIANEKTGTRSFLKNGIYMANIGVKGSMYRLKKYAFDLLAMADLVTPDTLNYVRKYLRLKSTFMYYDFDKVISAAAVSDKQPLTDLANRLFDKFEMLEEAARMKNFSQTESYYTSTTPILQEVMDRMG